The genomic segment CAGAGAGAGTCAAGAAAGGCCCTGATTTTTTCAAGTTCTTCCCTTTGCAAAGGTTCAGACTTTGGCTGCTCTTGAGAGGGAGTTCCTTCCCTATTTGTTAGATTGGCTTGAGGTTGCTGTTGACCCTTAATCTGATTGAGAACTTAGGATCTTCCATGGAGTTTGTAGCAGTTCTCTCTTGTATGTCATGGCTTCTTGCAGTAAGTACACCACACCCCATCTGGATTCGATGTTTTTGCTGAATCTGACCTTCAGGGTTGTCCAAGGCTACTACTGTCCTTGTCCCCCTTTGATATCATGGCTGACCCTTCTGTTTGTAGGGTCTCACGCATAACTGTTCACTGACTCTCTTCAGTTCTTGCAATAGCAAAAACTTCAATTAATGATGGTAGCCGCCCTTTTCCTAGTATTTGAACCCCATACCTGATCAAAGTCTACTGTCAAACCTGCCAGGAACTGAATTTTCCGATCCTTCTCCATATAGCTTTGAAGAATAGTAGAATCTGTTGAGCATGTCATCTGTATGTTCCAATCCTTCTCCATATAGTTTTGGTCTAATTCTAGCCAAAGTCCCTTCATGACATTGTGGTATTCTGTGACTGAAAGAGTACCTTGTTTTGTCATTGAAATCTATCCTAGAGTTCAAATATAACTGCTGCTTCTTGAACTTTGGAGCATGACTGACAAACAGTCTCCAAATTTCTCGGGCAGTGGGAAGAAACATACAGTTTTTGCTGATTTCGCATTGAGCCCCATAACCATGACATTATCAtggaatcttcttcatcccaagcTTTGAAATTTGGGATCCTTTTTCGGTAGGTCCAGTTCCCTCCAAGTGGCTAAGCTTTCCTCTCCCTTTGAGATGTGTCTTCACAATTTATGACCACTGAATACAATTCTTTCCATCAAGTTGATATTCTCTCATATTCGGAAGTTCTCCATTCAATGAATGCTGCGAAACAGGCCCGGTTGATATGGAGGTGGTACTTCCTGAGTCACTCATCATTGGACAATGGGGAAGAAAGGTGCAGGTAGGGTCAGACAGAAAGGGTGCAGAAGGCGTAGAGAAGGGGAAAATAGCTGGCAGTAAGGCCAATTATCAGTAGGAAGGACTGATTGTGAGAGAGTCCAAGgatggtggctctgataccacttgggAAAGAATACTGCTCTACATTCTCTTGTATATATCTGTACACTGTACACTAGAGATTAAATACAAGAGTGGATCCTGATTTAGGTAACTGATCCCAAATAATTAAAGAGTAGTCAACTCAATCAAGGaaggaaaaataagggaaaCAATACAAATAGGAAAGCAGAATCTTATCCTAAAAAGGAAACTTTAACAATAAGGAAAGGTTTCCAGATTTCTAACAAATGGCAATCATgttcaatattttgtttctaattttctttttctgatttGTCCCAGGGGGACTACTGAATGTAGTGTGGGGATTCTAGTCTCTCAGGGAGTGCTTTCAATTTTTAAGTTTcttgttctttattttctgtattCCTGCTGAGTGGTGGGAATTGCTGTAAAATATGGCTCAGTAGTTCTTCTTAAACAGACTTGtcaatttctgaaaaatttaggCCATTTATATTGCTTCTGGCTTGAAAATTAGAATAATTGCACATGTTTCAGGGACTTGTTTTCTCCTATTATATTAGTTTTGACTAAATTGTTATATGTAATTATAAGACAAATATTTACGTTGTCacttggaatatatatatatatatatatatttaacattgtAGGTTGCCTATCATTGACAAATTTAAGGACATGGGAACTGTTGTCATGGGGAAAGTAGAGTCTGGTAGCGTGCATGAGGGTGACAACTTATTGGTCATGCCAAATAAGGTGATTCCTCTCAACTCTCATTTCcttctaatttatttataatatttattgtaCTTACTTCTTTTGAGTTCTTTAGTTTTGTGTAATTATGTTTGACGagtttataatttctttttcagGCTCAGGTGAAAGTTGTTGCTGTATACATTGAAGACAACAAAGTTAGGTGTGCTGGACCCGGTGAGAATCTAAGGATTAGATTATTGGGGATTGAAGAGGACGACATATTATCTGGTTTTGTCTTGTCTAGTATTGGTAAGTTTCTTGAAACGTTGTTACTTATGTTGTCATTACACTGGGTGTGGTTCCTTAGATTTCTTTGTACTGGGCGGAATCTAGAATGTCATGTAGACATGTATTATGTAAAGTGGTTAGTGCTATAGATTCTGTGGGTATAAACTGGAGTTAATGTGGGTAGACATGTGTTATTGAATATGTTATGAATATGCTTCTTATCGCCCTAAATTGGTGGGCCTACAAAAAGCTGTGGCCTTTATTTTTGATACTCTGAATTAAGTCCAGGTAAGTCATATATACTGTTTTCACATATGCTTAAAATTATCTCTGTTGACTGTTGTGTAGTAAATGATATACGCTGATCTGGGTAACCAATTAAACTTCACAAAAAATCCCATGGTGGATAAAggtttggtatgttgttgtattttttctGAGTGATCTCTAACTACTTTATGGACTTCTTTCCTTTCATCCAGCAAAGCCAATACCTGCAGTATCTGAGTTTGTTGCCCAGTTACAGATTCTTGAGTTGCTGGAAAACGTATGTAGATGTAGTCCACTATTTTTTTGGCTCCCCTCTCTCTATCTTTATTAGTTTGTTGAAATAgatcctttcctttccttttatttatttatttttatataactcAAGAAGTCCCCACCTAgcaggattaaggcttgtgattattgttgttgtaactCAAAAAATGGATTGCTGCTGTTGCAGGCCATTTTTACTGCTGGGTACAAGGCTGTATTGCATATTCACTCTGTTGTGGAGGAGTGTGAAATTGTTGAATTGTTACAACAGATTGATCCAAAAACAAGAAAGCCAATGAAAAAGAAGGTTCTCTTTGTTAAAAATGGTGCTGTTGTTGTATGCCGCATCCAGGTTCGTTTCTATTCAATGATATTAAAAAATGGTTAAGAAGCATCTTCAAGCAAACTTCTAGCTGTGACCCCTAATTCCTCCTGTAATCCTTTGCACTGCATGTAGATAAATTTTTGCTCATTAATTCAGGAAATAAGTATGCTTCAACTATCCAGGTTTTATTAAATGACACTGGAAAATCTTTGTTATACACACCAGcacccttttaattttcttttctactgtatattaattaaatctttATTTCGTTTATGAAGCAAGCGTTCCAAATCCTTGTGGTCAGTGATACTTGGTGTATTTTCTTCACTTGTAAAACGTGCTTACCAGGTGAATGATGTGATATGTGTGGAGAAGTTCTCTGATTTTGCACAGCTTGGAAGGTTCACTCTTCGTACCGAAGGTGACAGACAGACATAGCCTTTTTGTTAATTGCATTATCTTCCCacttatcttttgtatttttaattgaCTTTATTTCATCAAATCACACTGCTCATTCACAAGTATTGCCATATTCTACAGGGAAAACTGTTGCAGTGGGAAAAGTTACCGATCTGTAACTTGTAGTTTATGAACAATTTTGGTGTGAGGTAAGATatcttgaaaattcaaattttttgctATCATCCATTGTACCCATAAGCTGCTATTTATAACTTGATAGATTTGGTTTAGAGTGGCCCTACTTTATCCTTGTCATAAACACCCCAATGTCTTGGTTTATATTGAATTTGGTATGATGCAGAAGtcaatttttaacttttctttCCTCTGTTAAGTAAATATGGGATTATAGTGAGGTaacccgggggggggggggggggggggggggggggggactgcATACTACTAATCAACAAAAATCTATGTAGTAGCTCAAAGATGGGTTCACTAGGACTTACCATCTAGCACCAGAAGGCAAAATTCCGCCCAATCAAAGTACGCAAGCCTCCCTTTTGCAGCCGAAGAATTCCAAGTGAGGATGAGCTTTGGGGAAACCCACTAAACTCAAAACCAGAGGAGAGTCAAGCAGTAAACTGTGACATAAATTGGATAAAAAAGGTTGCGAGTTAGATTTGCCAAACTTTCTTGCACAAACAACCTTCACAAGAATTACTACTTTTGACCAAGTTATCTTTTGGCGCTTGGAGGTAGAAAAAGATCTAGTTTGTCGGGACAGTGGAAAGTCTTGTTTGCTTGGTGTCGTTTGACACTGATATTGCTTTCCTGGAATAGAGTGCTGCAATATCTAATGGACACATTTGTCTTGGTCAGAAATGGCTTAGGATATGGATGTTTTCTGCTCTTTTTCATTTACCAATTTCTTGCCCACATAAATTTTGAAGTTGGTGATAACTGCTTATTTGACAGATGAGCCAAGGCAGGGGCCGAATTTTTCCCGGCGAACAAACTAGGAAGGCTACTGAATACATGCTTTCCGTGATATAAGCATACAATGGTAGACAGGAGCGGATCTAGGAATTTAGGTTGGGggctgaaattttaaaaagttaatgtaataaTTGACAATTGTATTCCTAATCCTAACTGAATGCAGTAGTcacaaaattagcaaaaaaatcacttataacttgctaaaaaaaaaaacagcagtTTCAATGAATcaatcaacaacaaatcaagtataaacaagtaaaaaaaaatatgacaaaaataaataaataaaaaagttaccTAGCTCTCAATCGAATGAAGCAGAGGTAGTGAGCAAGGGCAAGGTCAAGAGGGTGTCGAGGCTAGCAAGAGGGCGAAAGCCGAGACCCGAGAGGCAGCGTCGCAGCAGCTAGGGTCGGCaagagcgagagcaagagaaaagggtgagggcgagcgagagcaagagaggcagagagcgagggcaacTGGGCAAGTGAGAGGCGAGGGAGAGGGGCCATCGGTCGAGGACGAGCGAGAGCAATAGAGATGAAGAGAGTGAGGGGCTGAGGGTGAGCGCGAGCAAGAGTAAGAGAGGCTGAGGGTGAGtgagagagatgcagagagcgaggggccgagggcgagcgcgagaaagagagaggcagagagcgagtgCCAGCGCGAGCGGACGCCggacgagaaagagagaggaggtAGAGAGCGAGAGGTGACAAGGGTGAGAGAGAGgtcgagagaggaagaagaaatggagaagagaagggtttcCAGAGGGGAAGTGGACTGGGCTGAGGGTGGGCCGGGGTGAATTTGAGGTGGGCTATTaccaaacaattaaaaattttagcctatctaattaattttttttgtgggcTGCAGCTCAGGGCAGCTCACATGTAGATTCGCCCCTGATGGTAGAGCTCCTCTTGTGGTGTTTGTGGCATCCAGCATTGTGTATTTGTAATTGTTGCATTCGTAacatatttttaacataaagcTTGTATGTAGTGTTTTATACCCCTCCTGGGACTTGATAGGGGTTTTTGTTGAATAATGGCCTTTTTAAGTGAAGATTTAAAGAAAATCACATTTAGTTTGGcctagttcttttttttttttttttttcatgattttcattttttttagtataaAGTGTTTTTTATTCATCCTTGGCCAAAATTACAACcaaatccttttttttctaggatttttttaaaaaacaattatgatataaagattttgaaagTGTACTGTCCCAATAAACAAGAgatcaattttgaaataaacatttttataatttagaatttgaaaatttgggtGTAGTTTAcatataaattgatttaaaagtttttttattaAGTCTAAAAGGTTGCACCACATTTGGTTAAAGCaaaaaagtgcaattaaggCTCTGCTTGGTCtgaagttaaatatttttatttttgttataataataaaaaaaagaaagtattttttattttgacatgaaaattaaaatatatttaaaatcttGGGGCTTATGTAggtgtagaaaatattttaggtttttaattttaatttaatttttattgaatggatattttttcattaaaatgaaattttaatttctttaaatttatattataaattgtgaaactttttttagtattttttaaattttcaaaaataaatattatgatttttaaaatatattaagatatGTCGAATTGTAAAgttgaaataaaaaacttaaaaatgtttttagatattttagtgTTTGccctttttatatataaaatatttttatataagtgGGAAAACTAGTgggtttagttatttttaaatagatttttagtATAAGTTTTTGGTGATCACACGTTTTATTATGAAGGAAATATGGAATTGGGTTGTTAAAGAGTTGTGTGTGCATTGTGATTTTACAATTCAGTAATTGTATCAGATGTCATAATCCAAAAAGTAGGGTTTCATTATTGGCGTTGATCAGATGTCAAGTTGGTCTTGAAATCAACAAATCACGTGTACAATGATTTTATAAAAGTTTTAGACACTTCAACAATATATCTTAAATAActgaattaacaaaaaaaaagtcattTATTCAAGTATCTGATAGAGAAATTAGCGTTTTAAAGAATTCAAAAATCAAGAATATAATGAAACCTCACGGAGTGTGCCGTACAAGATAGGAGTATAGGTAGTCAAGGTAACAGGAACCCATACGAAAATGTAGAATGAAAATTCAGATACAAATATCTTAGAAAAGGTTACGGGAATGAGGGGTCATGAGTGACTAGCAAGTAACACAAATAATACAACACATACATAATATTCATTAGAGAAGAATGCAGAACACATGCTATGAAATAAAtgacatatataacaatatatgGAATAGtattagattaaaaataatacaatgtagCAAATATGCCAGTCAAGATTAATTAGAAGAAACAAAAGTCAATTAAGCTACCTAGAGGTGATAGCATAACCACCCATATATCGTAAAAACTAGAATATAAGTTGAGATAAATAATCACTAATGTCATAATATAAGGTGCGCCAATGTTCACAAAATCTTTATTATGAATATTTAGATTTCTAAGTAACTATCtcgtatatataaaatatataaataatgataTGTAATAGAAACAAATATGGTCATAAATGAATTATGTTTAACAAGTATATCCAAGGGACATCATGCAatcatatgaaaatatttattttttccaattGAATGAAAATAGTTCATGTAACAAGACAAATAATGCATTGACTTCTCCAGTGGAATGAAAACAGTTCGTGTTGCAAGACAAATAATGcattaaacataaataataaactgacatatctaaaaaaaaatataagattaagCATCgtctaataaaaatataaccaaaaacTAAGTACATTCTATCTTAGAATGAATATCAACTCTTATATACAATTAATAACATAATCGAAATAATTCTCACaataatcaatatataaataaaattacttaatatcctaatttttgtattatttatagTGATCTTTCACTAAGATAGTCAATACATCTCtagatttttaatattaactaaTGTGGACACCATAACCTAAGTcaagttatattaatatttatgttcTCATGTCTAGTCATATTGATATAGAGATATTTAATAAACAGAATTCAATAATATGataatataattctaaaaaattcctaaattcacttgtattattattaattattataatatattatccCCTTATACCAtttaaaataactcatttacaCATGGTATTgctagtataaatatatatttatattcatacTTTAATGATGGTTACATCCCAGTCCTCAGATATAAACTGAACTTCTCTCTCTTTCAGTAGTATTAACATCTCTAAATTACTAAAGTCGCCAAGATTCAACCAAACCATGAGAACCTAGACAAATGAAGATTTTCCAAAGCTATTGCTAAATTACCGAGGCTTTCCTCGGCCAAAAGAATTCACTCACAGTGTTTAATCCATCTAAAACTTCAACTGATCACAACTTCAAATATCAATACAGATAATGAAAGAACACAGACTGAGAATGCTTCTGGCTTAAATTGGATAAATTCAAACCAGATTTCaatcattttcttaatcttcttGCAACGCTAATAACAGAAACAACGCTCATTAGACCGAGAGATTCCAGCTACttaaataatcacataaaaacTAGATCACAAATCGAAAATCTCAAGAAATCGAGAATCACCGCGTCTGTTCGAATGGTGAAAGCGGTAGAGACTCCAACGGAGCCAAATCACAATGCTGATGAATCACAGTataagattgaagaagaaattagaTACCTGAAGTGCCGAACAGCGTCCGTAGAATCTTAGCCTGAAACGCTCGACCGGCATCTCTAGCAAAATCGAGTCCAACGAGCAATGAAATCGGCGGTGATCGGTGCCGAGGAGATCTGAAATGGGAGAGATTCGTGGGGAATACTCTCGGTATCCGGAAACGGGAAGAACAATGCGAGTTGCTCCAATCCGTCAATGGCGGAATCAGAAACAGAGAAATTACAAAGAGAACGTGAAAGATTAAGAAATCGccgaagaaaataagagagagagagagaggtgattTGCAGAATGGGAAGAAGACAAATGGCGTGAAAATGAGGCCGCAGTATATACAGAGGCTTTCACGTGTGGGCACTTAATTTTCCTCTTGAGCTGGGCTCAACTATGAGCCCAATCCCTTAATTCATAGTTACCAACATTTTTATCTTTGGATGCAAGAAATTATtatgcatgaaaatattttaggagtgttgttttgatatttttaaaatattttttatactaaaaaactaagaaataataaaaatatttttgagttatttctataattttaaaaatattttgagactatttcgtaatattaaaaaaatataaaaaatatgtttttgatttgaaaatattttcttatccatGAAGAGtttagagataattttatttttttttaaatttattatttgtttattagtAAAACATAgttcataaatattaaaactttaCATTTATGTTTATCtgaatgtattatgaaatttatatttatttttatattaaatttataaaaatacccttatgtataaatatatatatttttattcatacgTTACTCatggatttttatttcttacttttgaaaaaaatattattttttatttttatgtcatATCATatgtgtttttcttatttttttaaaaaaacatccGTTTTCACGTTTCTATTTCTTATTGAAAACATTTCTCATTCTCGTTTTCGTGTAACATAGGCCAAAAAACctatcattcatatatatatatatatatatagttgctGAAAAAATGATCTAGGTCAAGCCACCTAATTGGTTGAGATGGGATCTTTTAAATGGGCCGAGAAGACATATTGTTTATACATTTGATTTTGTGAatgtatatttacatatatatatatatatatagaaagagaatAATGATGGAATGGagcaatttttataaattgtaatatgtttaattattttatttatttaaattattttttaattattaaattattatttatgaataataaaattatatttataaaaagtatttatattttttatttacacatttttctgtattttaattttctacttttcaaaaaaatattatttttttattttatattatatccaatttttatttttgtagatttTCCTTAGGGCTTGGTCTTAGATCCACACTTAAAGTCCAACTATTAGTAAAAAAAACCATTATTCTAAAACAACACAACCAACGTCACATGATCATTGTTGGGTTCATTTGATCTTAGGAAGAAGGGTTATTGATTAATCATTAGCTTTGGAGATTGTAtgattttgttttctaaaatttttaattataaatttattactaaatttaaatataatcaaatattttttttaaaaaagatacataatttttacaagtgaataaaataaattttatcaacaAAAATAAGTCTAGAAgaatcaataaaataatataatccaaaccaaaatatttaatatgtgAAATTTGATAGAAATATTCTTAAGTGGATCAGACTGTTAATCGATGAACAAATAGCATCCACATGAAGAGCAGAGCGTCTAAGCAACCCAGCTGAAATCCAGACTCAGCAATGGCAATGGGGTCACCAGCAGCCTCCAGAACTTACATTTTCTCACCCAaatcctcttttcttttccctaaTCGTTCTCCCTCTTTCCTTAAACCCTCGATTCTGCCCCTCCAAACCCACCGTCACCTCAAAACCTCAACAGCCGACCATCTCAGGCTCTCTACGGAAAAAATCAGAGCTACCATTGATGAGGCAGGCCAAGACACGGATAGTTCTCTACTTGTTCAGGAACTAGAACAACCGAAGAAGGTAATTGCTTCCCTTTTGTCAATTGAACTGTTGAATTTGAcgctttccttttctttctttaatgtCTTTCGGGGTATCTTTTATCAATCGTAACGTTCTTGCTTAGTGCCTTGATTAGAGTGTGAAAGTGGTGATTGAGACCCATTATAGGACTTTATTAGTTGATTTTTCCAATTGgattattgaatttgaactGTTTAACCAGTTAGTTATGTGAAGGCATGAGAACAGAGAATTGGGATGGTTTCCAgttttgttggggggggggggtgtttgtAGTTTTCTACGTACAGAAAATATATTGGGTGGATGTATTTCACAGTTGTGAGATAGTAGAGTTGGTTTGATGAGTCTGATCCGTGTTAAATTTCTGCATTctcttttctcttaatttctgtGTGTGTGATGTGCATGATTTGATCCTAACAAGTAGCCTGGTTGTATTGTCAAATGGTGATTGAGACCAATTGTAGTATTCAGTTCATTCTTTGCCGGTTGCCTCCTCACTGTTTCTTTTGGGTAATTTGTGTAAACCATGTGTTGTTGTTAAGGAAGTAGAGGAGTGTGTGAAATTGCTCAAGAATGCTGCTAAAACAAGACGGGTTGCGACTGAGGAGGTTTTGTCTGCTCTCTCCATTATAGAGAAGGCAAATCTTGATCCCTCAGCATTTCTTGAGACTCTTGGTGGGTCAAAATCCCCTGGGAGAACTTGGATGCTTATTTTCACTGCTCAGGTTAAACTGAATCCCCTTCATCTTCTGATTGCTCTTAATCTTTACAATCTTATTCATATCTTGACTTTGTCACGGACAATCAGTGCTAATCAGTATCTCTGCTGTCCTGCAGAAACGTTTAGAGGGTGGTAGATATTTCCCTCTTACAGCTGTTCAGAGGTTTGATGCTGCTGTAAGCCTTTTCATGTCCTGTTgctgaatttttgttttttggcaATAAGCCAGAAGCTTTTCATGGgtagaaggaaaaaaattgaaagttgcTGCATCATCATGCTTTATTTCTACGTTAACT from the Diospyros lotus cultivar Yz01 unplaced genomic scaffold, ASM1463336v1 superscaf1, whole genome shotgun sequence genome contains:
- the LOC127792878 gene encoding uncharacterized protein LOC127792878 translates to MAMGSPAASRTYIFSPKSSFLFPNRSPSFLKPSILPLQTHRHLKTSTADHLRLSTEKIRATIDEAGQDTDSSLLVQELEQPKKEVEECVKLLKNAAKTRRVATEEVLSALSIIEKANLDPSAFLETLGGSKSPGRTWMLIFTAQKRLEGGRYFPLTAVQRFDAAALRIENGIYLGPIGYLTFEGRFTWKKRILAFIFERVRIKIGPFNPIEIPFGGKDGREPSTEDPFFIWFYIDEEIAVARGRSGGTAFWCRCHRASSY